ATGATGGTGAAATTGAGTCTGGAACAAAATTGAATCAAGAGTGTAACTTAAGTAGGCCTTCTACTATTAGATGGAGTTCTCATTTCGTAACAATTTTGAGTGTGTTTCATTTATATCCTGCAATTCTTGATGTGGTTAATTCTATCAAAGAAGATACTAATAGTATTGAAAGGTTGAAAGTGGAGTCCATTGCATTTGCACTTACGAGGtctgattttatttttgttgcaCAATTGTTATTAACAATTTTTGGGATAACGAACCAATTAAATTTGTCATTACAAAGAAAGGAGCAAGATATTGTGAATGTCATGAGACTTGTTAACGTAACTAAAGAACAGTTGCAGACGCTTAGAGGTGAAGGATGGTATAGTCACTTGGAAAAGGTCACCTCCTTTTGTAATAAGTATGATATTTTTGTTCCTAAGATGGATGACATATATGATCTTCCTGGACGATATAGACGTGGCCAAGCGCAAAAAACTAACGACCAACACTTTCAAGTAGCAGTGTTTCTTAGCTTGATTGATCAAATTATATTGGAATTAGATGATTGATTTGATGAGAGTAAGGAATTGCTTATTTGCATGTCATGCTTTCACCTAGAAAACAAATTTACTGCTTTTGATTCCAAGAAGTTGTTGCGACTTGCTCAATTTTTTCCTAATGAATTTTCAAGTAGTGATTTATTGTACTTTGAGTATTAACttgaaaatttcatttttgatgtTCGAAGTGATGATAGATTTTGGGGCATAATAAATTTGAAAGAGCTTTCTATAAAACATATTGAGTTGAAGAAGCATTTGACACATGTGAAGGTATATCTTCTTTTGAAATTGGTGTTGACTCTTCCAATGGTGACAACATTAGTTGAAAGTTCATTTTCTGCTATGACATTTATCAAGAATAAACTCCATAATAGTATGGGTGATAAGTTTCTAAATGATAATTTGTCACTTATTCGGAGCAGGATTTATTTGAAAATGTTCATAATAAAGATATTTGCTAGACAATTTAAACATATGAAACCTCGTCGAAATGGCCCTATGTAAAAgtatattaagtttgaatgactCTAAATTTATTTGAGACATATCTGTGCACTATGTATATTTTTTACCTTACTTTTTATGATGATATGTAGATGAACACTGCACATGAACTGATGGACAAAGATTATGTACTTGAAGGCTAGTTAATCTAAAAATGCTCAGTTTGTTATTGTAGCGGGTCAGTTCAATTATATCTTAGTTTTACTTTATTTATGTTATAGTCTTTCAAGTTATGTTTTACTTGTTATGAGAATCAAGACGCTTTTATTAGGCTCGCAAACCTATGTTTCAAATCCTAGGTCAACCATTGTATATATGTAGGATGAAATAAGAAGGTTGcttaattaaaataagaaggatgagaAGGTTTTTCTTATTCACTATATATACAGAAAATAATACTATGTTATAGATTAAGAACATTCTTAAGATATATGATATAGT
This genomic stretch from Amaranthus tricolor cultivar Red isolate AtriRed21 chromosome 9, ASM2621246v1, whole genome shotgun sequence harbors:
- the LOC130823212 gene encoding uncharacterized protein LOC130823212; translated protein: MSCFHLENKFTAFDSKKLLRLAQFFPNEFSSSDLLFWGIINLKELSIKHIELKKHLTHVKVYLLLKLVLTLPMVTTLVESSFSAMTFIKNKLHNSMGDKFLNDNLSLIRSRIYLKMFIIKIFARQFKHMKPRRNGPILSSYVLLVMRIKTLLLGSQTYVSNPRSTIFSLIRKSFLPAISSGKSILVSPQFAPIHLV